In Eupeodes corollae chromosome X, idEupCoro1.1, whole genome shotgun sequence, the following proteins share a genomic window:
- the LOC129953208 gene encoding sialin, with product MYSPEDGLIHQRKTNFCYALGAKVPSRMVLYFLSWSGFLVSFMMRNDINFALVAMVRANDTSITTTTATTVLNDVTTQYLLNNYTQQAYTQNNLSNNYSNSNFNSNSKSLNFHFNNISIYKSSTNESSSVNNFTNIDWIDEKFKNKKNITYHQYDWDSATKGAILGSFYWCYVLSQVAGGIATQYFGTKKVFGWSQFATGCCSFLIPYAADLHYIAVVILRSIQGFASGLTWPAMYALVGFWIPLAERSRFMSSFQGFSIGIGLTYPLCGFIIDHFGWPYVFYTTGSLAMLWCIMWYLLAFNSPKEHPRISSSELEYIELNVSREVKESQGMRVPWKSIFTSLPVWAIGITTFGRIWVHYQFILSGPIFMKQILGLRYQSNGLLSGTPFLCSYVSSVFFCYAADKLVCNQIMSLTNVRKLFTAASQIIPGVLLLVIGYADNIILVLVVWFIAVTFVTASYAGAMASIVDIAPNLAGPVLAFAQTIHMSASFLSPVITGLIVVHEESIDEWRQVFWVSCIIAICTYFMFQIYGTADVQSWNHLRKKSGSSEEESDKLKKTESGSKESE from the exons ATGTACTCCCCTGAAGATGGTCTTATTCATCAGCGAAAAACTAATTTCTGCTATGCACTTGgtg CTAAAGTTCCATCTCGAatggttctttattttttgtcatgGTCAGGATTTCTTGTTTCGTTCATGATGCGAAATGATATCAATTTCGCACTCGTAGCAATGGTTAGAGCAAATGATACTTCAATAACAACAACGACAGCAACAACTGTACTTAATGATGTCACAACACAATATTTACTTAATAATTATACACAACAAGCGtacacacaaaataatttaagtaacaaTTATTCTAATTCCAACTTTAATTCAAATTCCAAAtccttaaattttcattttaataatataagtaTATATAAATCAAGTACAAATGAAAGCAGTTCCGTCAATAATTTCACTAACATCGATTGGATCgatgagaaatttaaaaataag aaaaatattacttatcaTCAGTATGACTGGGATTCAGCGACGAAAGGGGCGATTTTGGGTTCATTTTACTGGTGTTATGTTCTATCacaa gtgGCAGGTGGTATTGCAACCCAATATTTTGGAACAAAAAAAGTATTCGGTTGGTCACAATTTGCTACAGGCTGCTGCAGTTTCCTAATACCATACGCTGCCGATCTTCATTACATTGCCGTAGTAATTTTACGTTCAATACAAGGGTTCGCCTCAGGGCTAACATGGCCAGCTATGTATGCATTGGTTGGATTTTGGATTCCCTTGGCAGAACGCAGTCGATTCATGTCTAGTTTTCAAGGATTCAGCATTGGCATTGGCCTAACGTATCCATTGTGCGGTTTTATAATAGATCATTTTGGCTGGCCATATGTATTCTATACAACCGGTAGTCTGGCAATGTTGTGGTGCATAATGTGGTATTTACTCGCTTTCAATAGTCCTAAAGAACATCCCCGAATTTCGTCCAGCGAACTCGAATATATTGAACTGAATGTGAGTCGTGAAGTCAAAGAATCTCAAGGCATGAGAGTTCCATGGAAGAGCATATTTACATCGTTGCCAGTTTGGGCAATAGGTATAACAACGTTCGGACGGATATGGGTGCACTATCAATTTATATTGTCGGGACcgatttttatgaaacaaatattGGGTTTGCGTTACCAATCGAACGGATTGCTTTCTGGTACGCCGTTTTTATGCTCCTACGTGTCGTCGGTTTTCTTTTGTTATGCTGCTGATAAGCTTGTGTGCAACCAAATAATGAGTTTAACAAATGTTCGTAAGCTATTCACTGCTGCTTCGCAAATCATTCCAGGAGTTCTATTACTTGTAATTGGTTACGCTGATAATATAATACTTGTTCTGGTTGTATGGTTCATAGCTGTTACATTTGTGACAGCATCTTATGCTGGTGCAATGGCTAGTATTGTAGATATAGCACCTAATTTAGCTGGGCCGGTATTGGCTTTTGCACAAACTATACATATGTCTGCTTCGTTTTTATCGCCTGTTATAACTGGACTTATTGTTGTTCATGAG GAATCAATAGATGAGTGGCGCCAGGTATTCTGGGTTTCATGTATAATAGCAATTTGTACTTATTTCATGTTCCAAATCTATGGCACTGCCGATGTTCAGTCCTGGAATCATTTACGTAAAAAGAGTGGCTCGTCTGAGGAAGAAAGtgataaactgaaaaaaactgaaagtggTTCCAAAGAAAGTGAATAA